In Candidatus Angelobacter sp., one DNA window encodes the following:
- a CDS encoding S24 family peptidase, with protein sequence MAELPPTRKRLLDFIQVEVHAGRPIPTLREIAAKLGFRGHRAAAFHLDALKRDGFIQSESGKARSLRVTSPLAKLRSRVADIPLYGSIPAGFSDDREQQPDGCVTVDVASIGFKPTRNTFALRVVGDSMIGKFICDGDIA encoded by the coding sequence ATGGCCGAACTGCCACCAACCCGAAAACGTCTGCTGGATTTCATCCAAGTTGAAGTCCACGCGGGCAGGCCCATTCCCACGCTTCGCGAGATTGCGGCCAAGCTTGGCTTTCGCGGACACCGGGCGGCAGCGTTTCATTTGGATGCTTTGAAACGTGACGGTTTCATCCAGTCTGAGTCGGGAAAGGCCAGGTCGCTTCGCGTTACTTCCCCTTTGGCGAAACTCCGCAGTCGCGTCGCGGACATCCCACTTTACGGCTCGATTCCCGCCGGGTTTTCCGACGACCGCGAACAACAGCCGGACGGTTGCGTTACCGTGGATGTTGCCAGCATTGGGTTCAAGCCGACGCGAAACACTTTCGCGCTACGGGTAGTCGGCGATTCCATGATTGGAAAATTTATTTGCGATGGCGACATCGC